From the genome of Candidatus Goldiibacteriota bacterium HGW-Goldbacteria-1, one region includes:
- a CDS encoding 4-hydroxy-tetrahydrodipicolinate reductase, producing the protein MVRIGISGAAGRMGKSVAAVISRGKDLKINALVERKGHEFVGNEVEGVKVTDDLKSVVNDIDVYIDFSVPQASLEALEILSSAGKAHVLATTGFTKEELLKIDEAAKKIPVVFASNYSVGVNVMWKVLDQVTRIMKDDYDIDIVESHHRHKKDAPSGTAVTCAQVIMDAKGLDYDENVIYGRDGRDNDRPRNQLGVFAVRGGGVIGEHTVMYMSDEDKLEIKHTIFSREALAAGAVKAAKYIQGKKAGLYSMKDVLGL; encoded by the coding sequence CCTTAAGATTAACGCCCTTGTTGAAAGAAAAGGGCATGAATTTGTAGGTAATGAAGTTGAAGGCGTTAAAGTAACGGATGATTTAAAATCTGTTGTTAATGATATAGATGTCTACATAGATTTTTCCGTGCCGCAGGCATCGCTTGAAGCGCTGGAAATACTGTCATCAGCCGGAAAAGCACATGTGCTTGCAACTACAGGATTCACAAAAGAAGAACTGTTAAAAATAGATGAAGCGGCAAAAAAGATACCGGTGGTTTTTGCAAGCAATTACAGCGTGGGCGTAAACGTAATGTGGAAAGTGCTGGATCAGGTCACCAGAATAATGAAGGACGACTATGATATTGACATAGTGGAATCGCACCACCGCCATAAGAAAGACGCGCCTTCGGGAACTGCTGTTACGTGCGCGCAGGTAATAATGGACGCTAAAGGCCTTGATTATGACGAAAACGTCATATACGGAAGGGACGGACGCGATAACGACAGGCCCAGGAACCAGCTTGGCGTGTTTGCGGTGCGCGGCGGCGGAGTGATAGGCGAACATACGGTAATGTACATGAGTGATGAAGATAAACTGGAAATAAAGCACACAATTTTTTCCAGGGAAGCACTGGCGGCAGGCGCGGTAAAAGCCGCAAAATATATTCAGGGCAAAAAAGCCGGATTGTATTCAATGAAAGACGTGCTTGGCTTATAA